One stretch of Paenibacillus sp. FSL R5-0341 DNA includes these proteins:
- the nadB gene encoding L-aspartate oxidase translates to MIPQYLVDFDLSALPMVETDVLVIGSGIAGLFTAIKASEQQRVLMITKKSLLESNTRYAQGGIAAVIAEDDSPAYHSQDTLVAGAGLCRSEAVEVLVNEGPDGVKELIRLGTLFDLENGELALTQEGAHSHRRILHANGDATGYEIVRALAVEVNEHPGIEVWDEHFVIDLITDRDRGECIGALIQKDDGSKVFVKAQATVLCSGGAGQLYRYTTNPDVATADGVAMAYRAGAIVRDMEFIQFHPTSLCYPGAPRFLVSEAVRGEGAYLRNVKGERFMDRYHAQLELAPRDIVARAIVSEMESTNSTFVYLDITHEQPEMIKHRFPTIYETCMRYGLDMTTDWIPVAPAAHYMMGGVKTDLSGESSISRLFACGEVSSTGVHGANRLASNSLSEAIVFGRRIVDRIRSLPSLGSLQVRGTATASVDMNSKIMKEQKPISERRLRLQKMMVRQVGLRRNGENLQKAMDKLQQELQFFDQTLTHKEELEYANLLTCAWLVTSGALHREESRGAHYREDFPARDDIVWQKHSLQQREQAIVEELMS, encoded by the coding sequence ATGATACCGCAATATTTAGTTGATTTCGATCTGTCTGCGCTACCCATGGTAGAGACGGATGTACTGGTTATAGGCTCAGGAATTGCTGGTTTGTTCACCGCCATTAAGGCAAGTGAGCAACAACGCGTATTAATGATCACGAAGAAGTCATTACTTGAAAGTAACACCAGGTATGCGCAGGGAGGCATCGCTGCGGTTATTGCTGAAGATGATTCGCCTGCTTACCACTCGCAGGACACACTTGTAGCAGGAGCGGGCTTGTGCCGCTCCGAGGCGGTAGAAGTATTGGTGAATGAGGGTCCTGACGGAGTGAAGGAACTGATTCGTCTGGGTACGTTGTTTGACCTGGAGAACGGCGAGTTGGCGTTGACGCAGGAAGGTGCGCACAGCCACCGCCGTATTTTGCATGCCAACGGGGATGCAACGGGATATGAGATTGTACGTGCACTTGCGGTCGAAGTGAATGAACACCCCGGAATTGAAGTATGGGATGAGCATTTTGTTATTGATCTGATTACGGATCGAGATCGAGGGGAATGCATCGGCGCTCTGATACAGAAGGATGATGGATCGAAGGTGTTCGTGAAGGCACAGGCAACCGTTCTCTGCTCTGGTGGGGCAGGACAACTGTACCGATACACGACGAATCCGGATGTAGCTACTGCCGATGGTGTAGCCATGGCCTACCGGGCTGGGGCTATCGTTCGTGACATGGAATTTATCCAGTTCCACCCCACATCTCTTTGTTATCCGGGGGCGCCACGGTTTCTTGTGTCAGAAGCCGTACGCGGCGAAGGAGCATATTTACGCAATGTGAAGGGCGAACGCTTCATGGATCGATACCATGCCCAGCTTGAACTGGCACCACGCGATATCGTGGCACGAGCGATTGTTAGCGAGATGGAGTCTACCAACAGCACTTTTGTGTATTTGGACATTACTCACGAACAGCCAGAAATGATCAAGCATCGATTCCCTACCATATATGAGACTTGTATGCGTTATGGATTGGATATGACAACGGACTGGATTCCCGTTGCACCTGCTGCCCATTACATGATGGGCGGAGTGAAAACGGATCTTAGCGGAGAGAGCAGCATCTCCCGGTTATTCGCTTGTGGTGAGGTGTCTTCTACAGGAGTGCATGGAGCTAACCGTCTGGCAAGCAATTCCTTGTCAGAAGCGATTGTATTTGGCCGGAGAATTGTTGATCGCATTCGATCTCTTCCTTCGCTTGGTTCATTACAAGTAAGAGGAACTGCGACTGCATCTGTGGATATGAATAGCAAGATTATGAAAGAGCAAAAGCCAATATCGGAAAGACGCTTACGACTACAGAAAATGATGGTTCGTCAGGTAGGCTTGCGCCGGAATGGTGAGAACCTGCAGAAGGCTATGGACAAGCTGCAACAGGAATTGCAATTTTTTGATCAGACACTTACCCATAAGGAAGAGCTGGAGTATGCCAACCTTCTGACCTGTGCCTGGTTAGTCACTAGCGGAGCATTACACCGCGAGGAGAGTCGGGGAGCTCACTATCGAGAGGACTTCCCGGCACGTGATGATATCGTGTGGCAGAAGCATAGTCTGCAGCAGCGAGAACAAGCGATTGTGGAGGAATTAATGTCATGA
- the tilS gene encoding tRNA lysidine(34) synthetase TilS produces the protein MEALRWNMLVNNVLDAAEEHQLWVPGDRIVVAVSGGPDSVAFLHIMHEISKRHVPLELICAHVHHGFRSESDDEAEKMMELAQQLGIAFEWIKADVPSYMELTGQGPQEAARNKRYAFLHEVAAKYNAASIALAHHADDQAETVMLHLLRGTGLSGLAGMKFKRREKNVELIRPCLRINKTDLVEACNTQGFMYFNDESNALRKYRRNAIRLDVLPFLGQYNGQLTPSLNRLAEIVGDEDDFMEQSAYDTYRCLVQVNGGRQTFEVPSFLKLHVALQRRLIKLILNYLPLDSDFVDFTRIETIRRKVMETHVTTWSLDIGQTLACTREYNLISFGIRTDVQDQSYEYRLAQWSGTYELSLTQINRYIRLMSVSPEDYHVPESADQAAFDADQLLMPLVVRSRLPGDTMKVMGLNGSKKVKNIFIDEKIPPSVRPRIPVVCDGAGHIIWLPGVRRSNVAPVRDSTSAILYMTVGDSAIQG, from the coding sequence ATGGAGGCTTTACGCTGGAACATGCTGGTGAATAACGTGCTGGATGCAGCGGAAGAGCATCAGTTATGGGTTCCCGGGGATCGGATTGTCGTCGCAGTATCGGGCGGGCCGGACTCGGTGGCTTTTTTGCATATCATGCACGAGATCAGCAAGCGGCATGTGCCACTTGAATTGATCTGTGCCCACGTGCATCATGGCTTCCGGAGTGAATCTGATGATGAAGCGGAAAAAATGATGGAACTGGCACAGCAGCTTGGTATTGCTTTTGAATGGATCAAGGCCGATGTTCCTTCATATATGGAGCTGACGGGTCAAGGACCACAGGAAGCGGCACGCAACAAGCGATATGCCTTTCTACATGAAGTGGCTGCCAAATATAATGCGGCAAGCATCGCGTTGGCACATCATGCCGATGATCAGGCAGAGACGGTCATGCTTCATTTGCTTCGTGGAACCGGCTTGTCAGGACTCGCAGGAATGAAGTTTAAAAGGCGAGAAAAAAATGTGGAACTTATTCGTCCATGCCTTCGTATAAACAAGACAGACCTTGTAGAAGCTTGTAATACCCAGGGTTTTATGTATTTCAATGATGAGAGCAACGCCTTGCGTAAATATCGGCGTAATGCCATTCGCTTGGATGTGCTTCCTTTTTTGGGGCAGTATAATGGACAACTCACGCCGTCATTGAATCGGCTTGCCGAAATTGTGGGTGATGAAGACGATTTCATGGAGCAGAGTGCATATGACACATACAGGTGTCTAGTGCAGGTGAACGGCGGAAGGCAAACCTTTGAGGTGCCTTCCTTCTTGAAGTTACATGTCGCTTTACAACGAAGGTTGATTAAACTAATATTGAATTATCTGCCTTTGGACAGTGATTTTGTCGACTTTACCCGTATAGAAACCATTCGGCGCAAGGTCATGGAGACCCATGTGACGACCTGGAGCCTGGATATAGGACAGACACTCGCCTGCACTCGGGAGTATAATCTGATTTCTTTTGGCATACGGACAGACGTACAGGATCAATCTTACGAGTATCGTCTTGCGCAATGGAGTGGAACTTATGAGCTTTCACTCACCCAAATTAACCGGTATATTCGGTTGATGTCGGTGAGTCCCGAGGACTATCATGTACCAGAATCGGCGGATCAAGCCGCGTTTGATGCGGATCAACTGCTTATGCCGCTGGTTGTGCGTTCACGGTTACCTGGAGATACCATGAAAGTGATGGGATTAAACGGAAGCAAAAAGGTGAAAAATATTTTCATCGATGAGAAAATCCCCCCATCTGTCCGTCCACGTATTCCTGTGGTATGTGATGGAGCAGGTCATATCATCTGGCTACCGGGTGTTCGACGGTCCAATGTGGCTCCTGTCAGGGATAGCACTTCCGCAATCCTGTACATGACTGTAGGCGATTCAGCGATTCAGGGGTAG
- the nadC gene encoding carboxylating nicotinate-nucleotide diphosphorylase, with product MILNGYNDGLIESIKNWLREDVGAGDVTTSVTIPAGNQSKAIIHAKDNGIIAGMTVAELVFQIVDPSLVFTPKVTDGDKVKHGTILAEVEGSTHSLLTGERLALNLLQRMSGIATRTRAYVDMLDGLKTRLVDTRKTTPGHRLLEKYAVRVGGGANHRFGLYDAVMIKDNHIKGAGGITEAVQRARTIIPHTMTIEVETENIEQVREALQAGADIIMLDNMHPERMREAVELIREQAPHVKVEASGNVSLQTIRGIAESGVDVISVGRLTYSFESLDISLDLNEKKEG from the coding sequence ATGATACTGAACGGATATAATGATGGGCTTATCGAATCAATTAAAAACTGGCTTCGGGAAGATGTTGGTGCAGGTGACGTTACAACGAGTGTAACGATCCCAGCAGGAAACCAATCCAAAGCCATTATACATGCCAAAGACAATGGTATTATTGCAGGCATGACCGTAGCCGAACTCGTATTTCAGATAGTCGATCCTAGTCTTGTATTTACACCAAAGGTAACTGACGGAGACAAGGTTAAGCATGGCACGATTTTGGCTGAGGTAGAGGGAAGTACACATTCACTGCTTACGGGGGAACGACTGGCACTCAACTTGCTGCAGCGTATGTCGGGAATCGCTACGCGTACGCGTGCCTATGTGGACATGCTGGATGGTCTTAAGACTAGGCTCGTGGATACACGTAAGACTACGCCGGGTCACCGGTTACTTGAGAAATATGCAGTGCGTGTGGGTGGCGGAGCGAATCATCGATTTGGACTGTACGACGCCGTTATGATTAAGGATAACCACATTAAGGGTGCAGGCGGAATTACCGAAGCGGTACAGCGTGCACGAACAATTATTCCACATACGATGACGATTGAAGTGGAGACGGAGAATATAGAGCAGGTGAGAGAAGCCTTGCAAGCCGGGGCAGATATCATTATGCTGGATAACATGCATCCAGAGCGGATGCGTGAAGCAGTTGAGCTTATTCGTGAACAGGCTCCGCATGTGAAGGTTGAAGCATCAGGTAACGTCTCTCTCCAGACCATTCGTGGAATTGCAGAGAGCGGTGTGGATGTAATTTCGGTTGGCAGGTTAACCTATTCTTTTGAGAGCCTGGATATCAGCCTGGATTTAAATGAAAAGAAAGAGGGGTGA
- the nadA gene encoding quinolinate synthase NadA has product MEALALERKAEMNRELRERLMELKKERNAIILAHYYQRDEVQEVADFRGDSFLLAQKAAQTDADVIVFCGVHFMGESAKILAPNKTVIIPDERAGCPMADMVNVDGLRKLKAQHPNAKVVTYINSSAEIKAETDICCTSANAVRVIQSVDSDEIIWVPDKNLGHYVQQHTDKKMIIWEGYCNTHDMLTVKDVVEMRAKHPNAEFVVHPECRPEVVEMGDFVGSTTAILEYCKNSSAKEFIVGTEDGTGYQLRLDSPDKQFHFATKFLVCPNMKVNNLKKLVKCLETMKPQIYVPPAVADKARESLERMLLVK; this is encoded by the coding sequence GTGGAAGCTCTGGCTTTAGAGCGCAAGGCTGAGATGAACCGCGAGCTGCGTGAGCGGCTTATGGAGTTGAAGAAGGAACGTAATGCCATTATTCTTGCCCATTATTACCAACGTGACGAGGTACAGGAGGTTGCTGACTTCCGTGGAGATTCGTTTCTATTAGCCCAGAAGGCAGCACAAACAGATGCGGATGTGATCGTATTCTGTGGTGTTCACTTTATGGGTGAAAGCGCTAAAATTCTGGCGCCCAACAAAACCGTTATTATCCCGGATGAGCGTGCGGGTTGCCCGATGGCAGATATGGTAAATGTGGATGGACTACGCAAATTGAAAGCACAACACCCTAATGCCAAGGTGGTTACGTATATCAATTCCTCGGCTGAGATCAAAGCAGAGACCGACATCTGTTGTACATCGGCGAATGCGGTCCGAGTTATTCAATCGGTGGATTCTGACGAAATTATCTGGGTACCGGATAAAAATCTGGGACATTATGTGCAGCAGCATACAGACAAAAAAATGATTATCTGGGAAGGTTACTGCAACACGCACGATATGCTCACAGTCAAAGATGTGGTGGAGATGAGAGCCAAGCATCCGAATGCTGAGTTTGTTGTCCATCCAGAGTGTCGCCCTGAAGTTGTAGAGATGGGTGATTTTGTAGGCAGTACAACAGCCATTCTGGAGTATTGTAAAAATTCATCAGCGAAAGAATTTATCGTAGGTACCGAAGATGGTACCGGATATCAGCTGCGTCTGGATAGTCCGGATAAACAGTTTCATTTTGCGACCAAGTTCCTCGTATGTCCCAACATGAAGGTGAACAACTTGAAGAAACTGGTGAAATGCCTGGAAACGATGAAGCCGCAAATCTATGTGCCACCGGCCGTTGCCGACAAAGCCAGAGAATCACTAGAGCGCATGTTATTGGTGAAGTAG
- the hslO gene encoding Hsp33 family molecular chaperone HslO, which produces MAIRQRRLNDLENNNKHDRLIRGTAMNGKVRAFAVQTTQLVEELRRRHDTFPTATAAMGRTVTTAAIMGAMLKGDEKLTIQVNGDGPIGQIVADANAKGEVRGYVSNPHVHLPSNSVGKLDVAGAVGTEGFINITKDLGLKEPYRGSVPIISGELGEDFTYYFAQSEQTPSAVGVGVLVDTDNSVIVAGGFIMQLLPGLTDQEITAIENAIGTLPPVTTLLDQGLELEELLRRLLPDVQVMEGLDIQFSCECSRERVEKTLISLGQTEMEQLIEEEGRAEVVCQFCNEAYDFNKEQLETILEQAKN; this is translated from the coding sequence ATGGCGATACGCCAAAGGAGGCTGAATGACTTGGAAAACAACAACAAGCATGACCGGTTAATTCGTGGTACAGCAATGAATGGAAAGGTAAGAGCCTTTGCTGTCCAGACGACACAACTGGTTGAGGAACTACGCAGAAGACATGATACGTTTCCCACGGCTACAGCTGCCATGGGGCGTACGGTTACAACAGCAGCTATTATGGGTGCGATGCTCAAAGGTGATGAGAAGCTAACGATACAAGTCAACGGTGATGGCCCCATTGGACAGATTGTAGCTGATGCCAATGCGAAAGGTGAGGTGCGGGGTTATGTTTCTAATCCGCATGTACATCTGCCAAGCAATAGTGTGGGAAAACTGGACGTTGCAGGCGCAGTTGGAACCGAAGGCTTCATCAACATAACGAAAGATTTGGGATTGAAAGAGCCATACCGTGGCAGTGTGCCTATTATCTCAGGAGAACTGGGCGAAGACTTTACGTACTATTTTGCCCAATCGGAGCAAACTCCTTCTGCTGTAGGCGTTGGTGTGCTGGTCGATACGGATAATTCCGTTATTGTCGCAGGCGGATTCATTATGCAGCTGTTACCGGGATTGACAGATCAAGAGATCACAGCGATCGAAAATGCCATTGGTACGTTGCCACCAGTGACAACGTTGCTGGATCAGGGACTTGAACTGGAAGAGTTGCTTCGCCGGTTACTACCGGATGTACAGGTGATGGAAGGGTTGGATATTCAATTCAGCTGTGAGTGTTCACGTGAGCGGGTAGAGAAGACGCTAATCAGCCTGGGCCAAACGGAGATGGAGCAATTAATTGAAGAAGAGGGCCGTGCTGAAGTAGTTTGCCAATTCTGCAATGAAGCTTATGACTTTAACAAAGAACAACTTGAGACCATCCTAGAGCAAGCCAAGAACTGA
- a CDS encoding type III pantothenate kinase, protein MILVVDVGNSNMVLGVYQGRELLHHFRLSTSRQSTVDEYGVLIYNLFHMSGIRASDIEGVIISSVVPPLVNVIEAMCEKYVGKKPLLVGPGIKTGLNLRYENPREVGADRIVNAVAAVEKYGGPLVVVDFGTATTFDCIDEKGHYLGGAIVPGIHIATEALYERASKLPRIELEKPKKVIGRNTIHAMQAGIIYGYAGQVDGIVERIREEMGAKPRVIATGGLATLIAEETRSIEEVDPLLTLEGLRIIYERNRER, encoded by the coding sequence TTGATTCTAGTTGTAGACGTGGGGAACAGCAATATGGTGCTCGGCGTATATCAAGGCCGGGAGTTGCTGCACCACTTTCGTCTGAGTACATCACGTCAGTCAACAGTGGATGAATACGGCGTATTGATTTATAATTTATTTCATATGTCCGGCATCAGGGCAAGCGACATCGAAGGTGTCATCATCTCATCTGTGGTTCCGCCACTGGTGAATGTGATCGAAGCGATGTGTGAGAAATATGTGGGCAAAAAACCGTTACTCGTTGGGCCTGGTATCAAAACCGGCCTGAACCTGCGATACGAGAATCCACGTGAAGTGGGTGCGGATCGCATTGTTAATGCAGTGGCAGCCGTTGAGAAGTATGGCGGCCCTCTCGTCGTGGTCGATTTCGGTACTGCAACGACCTTTGACTGTATTGACGAGAAAGGTCATTACCTGGGGGGAGCCATTGTACCTGGAATTCACATTGCCACCGAAGCGCTCTACGAGCGGGCATCCAAGCTACCTCGTATTGAGCTGGAGAAACCCAAGAAGGTCATTGGGCGTAATACTATTCATGCGATGCAAGCGGGCATTATCTATGGCTATGCAGGACAGGTAGATGGTATTGTAGAGCGCATTCGTGAAGAAATGGGAGCTAAGCCCAGAGTCATTGCAACGGGTGGTCTCGCTACACTAATCGCGGAAGAAACCCGTAGTATAGAGGAAGTTGATCCGCTGCTTACGCTTGAAGGGCTGCGTATTATATATGAGCGGAACCGGGAAAGGTGA
- the ftsH gene encoding ATP-dependent zinc metalloprotease FtsH, with product MNRFIRNSGFYLILFLVVVGIVQFVSNGGEATDNPRYDQLRTAIKANNVSELTVQFNGQTYLVTGQYKKAPDGAKSENFSTYIPPTDEAISELVAASETNNFQYHQEPMKGDSIWLTLLTSFIPLIIMFLLFFFLFNQAQGGGGKVMNFGKSRARLYNEEKKRVTFEDVAGADEEKQELVEVVDFLKDPRKFAAVGARIPKGVLLVGPPGTGKTLLARAVAGEAGVPFFSISGSDFVEMFVGVGASRVRDLFENAKKNAPCIIFIDEIDAVGRQRGAGLGGGHDEREQTLNQLLVEMDGFGANEGIIIVAATNRADILDPALLRPGRFDRQITVDRPDVRGREAVLKVHSRNKPLTKDVKMDIIAKRTTGFSGADLENLLNEAALLAARRNRKDISMKEVDEAIDRVIVGTEKKSRVISDREKRIVAYHEAGHTIVGYFLEHADMVHKVTIIPRGRAGGYVIMLPKEDRMLVTKQELLDKVTGLLGGRVAEELFIGEIGTGAYSDFQQATGIVRSMVMEYGMSEKLGPMQFGSSQGQVFLGRDIGHEQNYSDSIAYEIDQEMQRFINECYEKCKDLLVKHSKEMHLIAQTLLEVETLEMDQIKQLIETGSLTPKAENDNDGEGTPTEGGEPIIDNIGDVRVRIQGKDETPEPPAGDIPNEAPNLEKGNNNNPDDGGTKPTS from the coding sequence ATGAATCGGTTCATCCGGAATTCTGGTTTTTATTTGATTCTTTTTTTAGTTGTGGTGGGGATAGTCCAGTTCGTCAGCAATGGCGGCGAAGCCACCGATAATCCTAGATATGATCAGTTGCGCACAGCGATCAAAGCCAACAATGTCTCTGAATTGACGGTTCAATTCAACGGTCAAACGTACCTCGTGACCGGTCAATACAAGAAGGCACCTGATGGCGCCAAATCAGAAAATTTCTCAACGTATATTCCTCCTACGGATGAGGCAATTAGTGAACTTGTAGCTGCAAGTGAAACTAACAATTTCCAATATCATCAGGAGCCAATGAAAGGTGACAGCATCTGGTTGACGTTGCTGACTTCCTTTATCCCTTTGATCATTATGTTCCTGCTGTTCTTCTTCCTGTTCAATCAGGCTCAAGGCGGCGGCGGTAAAGTAATGAACTTTGGTAAAAGCCGTGCTCGTCTCTATAACGAAGAGAAGAAGCGGGTTACGTTTGAAGATGTTGCGGGTGCTGACGAAGAGAAACAGGAACTTGTTGAGGTTGTAGACTTCCTTAAGGATCCTCGTAAATTTGCGGCAGTAGGTGCACGGATTCCTAAGGGCGTATTGCTCGTAGGTCCTCCAGGTACTGGTAAAACGTTGCTCGCTCGTGCCGTTGCCGGTGAAGCAGGTGTACCATTCTTCAGTATTTCAGGTTCCGACTTCGTTGAAATGTTTGTCGGTGTCGGTGCATCACGTGTACGTGATTTGTTTGAAAATGCGAAGAAAAATGCGCCATGTATCATCTTTATCGATGAGATTGATGCTGTAGGTCGTCAGCGTGGTGCTGGTCTTGGTGGTGGTCACGATGAGCGTGAGCAAACACTCAACCAGTTGCTCGTTGAAATGGACGGTTTCGGAGCTAACGAAGGTATTATCATCGTAGCCGCAACGAACCGTGCAGATATTTTGGACCCTGCCTTGCTGCGTCCAGGACGTTTTGACCGTCAAATTACGGTTGACCGCCCTGATGTAAGAGGTCGTGAAGCTGTCCTGAAAGTACATTCCCGTAATAAACCACTGACCAAAGATGTGAAGATGGATATTATCGCGAAGCGTACAACAGGTTTCTCTGGTGCAGATTTGGAAAACCTCTTGAACGAAGCGGCATTGCTTGCAGCACGTCGTAACCGTAAAGATATTTCCATGAAAGAAGTTGACGAAGCGATTGACCGTGTCATCGTCGGTACGGAGAAGAAAAGCCGTGTCATCAGTGATCGCGAGAAACGCATCGTTGCTTATCACGAAGCAGGTCATACCATTGTAGGATATTTCCTCGAACATGCTGATATGGTACATAAAGTGACCATTATTCCGCGCGGACGTGCGGGTGGATATGTAATCATGTTGCCAAAAGAAGACCGTATGCTGGTTACCAAGCAAGAATTGTTGGATAAAGTAACCGGACTCCTCGGAGGTCGTGTAGCTGAAGAATTGTTCATCGGAGAAATTGGTACTGGTGCATACAGTGACTTCCAGCAAGCGACAGGGATTGTTCGCAGCATGGTTATGGAATACGGTATGAGTGAGAAATTGGGACCTATGCAATTCGGAAGTTCACAAGGACAGGTATTCCTTGGTCGGGATATCGGTCATGAACAGAATTACTCAGATTCCATTGCTTACGAGATTGATCAGGAAATGCAACGCTTTATCAATGAATGTTATGAGAAATGTAAGGACTTGCTTGTTAAACATTCAAAAGAGATGCATCTGATCGCTCAAACTTTGCTTGAGGTAGAGACTTTGGAAATGGATCAGATCAAGCAATTGATCGAAACAGGTTCTTTGACGCCAAAAGCAGAGAATGACAATGATGGTGAAGGTACGCCAACTGAAGGCGGAGAGCCAATCATCGACAACATCGGTGATGTTCGTGTTCGCATTCAAGGTAAAGATGAAACGCCTGAGCCACCAGCCGGAGATATTCCGAACGAAGCTCCGAATCTGGAAAAGGGTAATAACAATAACCCGGATGATGGCGGAACGAAGCCAACGTCTTAA
- a CDS encoding peptidyl-prolyl cis-trans isomerase: protein MTRQEKGLWTAVIVLTLGMLVMGTVMAMHGLRQGKDEADASHDANTEEGSTVATINGEVITDKEWTDALKRRYGSELLLQMLNRKAVYAEAIERKLIVTPQEIARELAAAMDGYDSEKSYFDEMKSQLGLSKQELELEAGYRLLLEKIATIGIQIKDADIEHYWTEHREDYVSPEKYDLSIIVVKEEEEADSLLYALEKGEDFEAAARSQSTDSFSRDAGGRLGWIERNDPFQSEEILQLAAGLDIGDMAGPVQVEEGYAIIRLNDKEERQVQSAEEVREEIRMQLALSQADPLPQVEQMLRNKYEAVILSEIPAS from the coding sequence ATGACAAGACAGGAAAAAGGGTTGTGGACAGCTGTAATTGTCTTGACGCTGGGCATGCTGGTTATGGGAACGGTGATGGCTATGCATGGTCTCAGACAGGGCAAAGACGAGGCAGATGCATCCCATGATGCCAATACGGAAGAAGGAAGCACCGTAGCGACGATCAACGGAGAAGTTATCACGGACAAAGAGTGGACCGATGCGCTGAAACGACGTTACGGCAGTGAGTTATTACTCCAGATGTTAAACCGTAAAGCAGTATATGCCGAAGCAATTGAACGCAAGCTGATCGTCACTCCCCAAGAGATTGCAAGAGAACTTGCGGCCGCGATGGATGGGTACGATTCAGAGAAATCGTATTTTGACGAAATGAAGTCCCAGTTGGGCTTGTCGAAACAGGAGCTTGAATTGGAAGCCGGCTATAGGCTACTGCTTGAGAAAATTGCAACGATCGGCATACAGATCAAGGATGCAGATATTGAGCATTACTGGACTGAACACCGTGAGGATTACGTTTCCCCCGAGAAATATGACTTGTCCATCATCGTAGTGAAGGAAGAGGAGGAAGCCGATTCCTTACTGTATGCGTTGGAGAAGGGGGAAGACTTTGAAGCAGCTGCCCGCAGTCAATCGACAGACAGCTTCTCTCGTGATGCTGGTGGCAGGTTGGGATGGATTGAGCGCAATGATCCATTCCAGTCAGAAGAAATCCTTCAACTCGCTGCCGGGCTGGATATAGGCGATATGGCTGGTCCAGTTCAAGTGGAAGAGGGCTATGCTATTATCAGACTTAATGATAAAGAAGAACGCCAGGTGCAGTCGGCCGAAGAGGTCCGTGAGGAGATTCGAATGCAACTGGCTTTGAGTCAGGCTGATCCGTTGCCACAGGTAGAGCAAATGTTGCGCAACAAGTATGAAGCCGTGATCCTGTCCGAGATTCCTGCCTCCTGA
- the hpt gene encoding hypoxanthine phosphoribosyltransferase, with product MQNDIQEVLISEEEIQSKVKELGATLSAEYANRNPLVICVLKGAFIFMADLVKNITVPVEMDFMAVSSYGASTKSSGVVKIIKDLDVSVEGREVLIVEDIIDSGLTLSYLIELLENRGAESVRVVTLFDKPSGRKVELEAHYTGFDIPDAFIVGYGLDFAEKYRNLPYIGILKPEVYSS from the coding sequence TTGCAGAACGACATTCAGGAAGTATTGATCAGTGAAGAAGAAATTCAGAGTAAAGTCAAGGAATTAGGCGCAACACTAAGTGCCGAATATGCAAATCGCAATCCTTTGGTCATTTGTGTGCTCAAGGGTGCGTTTATATTTATGGCTGATTTGGTTAAAAACATAACGGTACCTGTTGAAATGGATTTTATGGCGGTATCCAGTTATGGCGCTTCCACCAAGTCATCAGGTGTTGTCAAAATCATTAAGGATCTGGATGTATCCGTTGAAGGACGGGAAGTCCTGATTGTCGAAGATATTATCGACAGCGGACTTACACTCAGCTACCTGATTGAACTGCTAGAGAACCGCGGTGCCGAATCGGTGCGTGTGGTTACGCTGTTCGACAAGCCTTCAGGCCGTAAAGTGGAGTTGGAAGCTCATTACACAGGCTTTGACATTCCTGACGCGTTCATCGTTGGTTACGGTTTGGATTTTGCCGAGAAGTACCGGAACCTGCCCTATATCGGGATTTTGAAGCCGGAAGTCTACAGTAGCTAA